A window of Elusimicrobiota bacterium genomic DNA:
ACACTCTGACCGTCTCGTCGCTGGGCCAGCGCCTCTTCACCGTCGACTCCTCGGGAAGCATGCTGACGCTCGACGCCGCGAACTCCCTGATCCTCAACGCCGCGACCAACGGCCTCGGCGGCGACATCCGCATCATGGCGGCCCGCCGCCCGGAGGACGCGGGCGGTCCCGTCTTCCAGTCCGCGAAGTGGACGGCCTTCTTGAACGGCGCGACCGAGATCAAGGGCTTCACCTTGCCCAAGCCCGCGCGCGTCACTTTGCACTTCGACACCGACGGCGGCGTCGTCGTCCCGACGACGGCCCCGGTCACCGGGCTCTCGGTCGCCGCGTCCGGCGCCGGCGCCGCGCCCGCCTCGGTCTCCCCGAAGAACGTCGGAATGTACTGGTACAACGGCAGCGAGTTTAAGAAGATGTACGGCAATGTCGACGCCAACAGCCAGACCGTGACGGTCGAGTCCCCCAACCTGGGCCTCTACCAGATCCGCTCGCTGTTCCGCGCCGACGGCGCGGTGTTCGACCTCTCGAACGTGTCCGGCCGCGTCGTCACCCCCAACGGCGACGGGCTCAACGACCTCATCATCTTCACCTACGACCCGGGCCCCCGCGGCGTCGTCGCGCGCGGGCGGATCTACGACATGACGGGCGCCTTCGTGGCGGACATGGCGCCGGGCCTCGTTCCCAACACCGTGGTCTGGGACGGCAAGATGAACGGCCGCTCCGCGACGAGCGGCGTGTACGTGTACAAGATCGAGGGCGACGGGAAGACCTACACGGGAACCGTGGTGGTGGCGCGTTGACGTCCATTGACAGGAGAAGCGATATGAACTCGAAGAAGACGATCATGACGGCGCTGGCGGCGGGCCTGCTGGCTCTCCTCTCGGCCGTTCAAATCCACGCTCAGTCGGGCGGGTTCCGGTTCTTCGGCCCCCTCACCCGGGTGGTCACGCCGAACGGGGACTCGATCAACGACCGCTTCTTCGTCTGCTACGACAACTTCTCCGACTCCGGCGTCAGCGGACGGATCTACACCCTCCTCGGCGCGGAGGTCGCGTCGATGAGCCACGTGCGCGCGCCGCTGGCGGGCTGCGCGGGCGGGACGCTCCCGCAGCACGCGTGGTGGAACGGACGGACGTCGGAGGGCGCCGTGCGCAGCGGCCTCTACGTGTACCGGATCGAATCCGAGGGCAAGACCTACGCGGGCACCTTCCTGGTGGTGAGGTAAGCCATGAAAAACATGAACAGCCGGCTCATCGTCGCGTTGACCCTCGTCCTCCCGGCTTGCTACCCTAGGGTCGCAATGGCCGCCTACGAAGACGTGGGCGTCGGAGCGCGCGTGTCGGGGCTCGGCCATGCCTACACGGCCGTCGCCGACGACGCCTACTCCGTGTACTACAACCCCGCCGGTCTCGGCACGCTGGACCGCCCCGAGCTCGGGACGACCTACTCCAAGCTCCTGACCGGGCTCTCGGACGGCTCGAACCCGTCGAACTCGTTCATCGCCT
This region includes:
- a CDS encoding gliding motility-associated C-terminal domain-containing protein; this encodes MNSKKTIMTALAAGLLALLSAVQIHAQSGGFRFFGPLTRVVTPNGDSINDRFFVCYDNFSDSGVSGRIYTLLGAEVASMSHVRAPLAGCAGGTLPQHAWWNGRTSEGAVRSGLYVYRIESEGKTYAGTFLVVR